In Streptomyces sp. NBC_00483, a single window of DNA contains:
- a CDS encoding thiamine pyrophosphate-binding protein, translating to MTHDHDIELTPTPEQTAAALNPPAGRNGGDLVVETLHGLGAATVFGLPGQHALGMFDALRRSTLKYVGLRVENNAGFAADAYGRVTGEVAPLLLSTGPGSLMSLAALQEAAAASAPVLAIGSQIPVAGLGGGRHGYLHELRDQQASFRDIVKSVHTVRTQSQIPSAIAAAWKSALTAPHGPVWVEIPQDVLLAETTLPQVTAMDATPDDLVPRPELTAVAADLLAGAERPAIIAGGGVVRADATGKLLALAERVNAPVVSTFGGKGAFPWEHPLSLQSWMEDRHTTDFLEDADVLLVIGSGLGELSSNYHTFKPRGRVIQIEADAGKLESNHPALGIHADARLALQALVETVAERPDDAAPARVAAVLKAVRERIDAQELTLEQEVLASVREALPAASPSFWDMTILAYWAWSAWPGALHSAQGAGGLGYGFPAAIGAAAADPTTPVLAVSGDGGAMYSIAELATAKQYDLNVTWLIVDDGGYGILREYMTDAFGEATATELARPDFVALAESFGVPGVRTTPETLHDDLAKAFAAPGPRVIVLPAVLRMFAPTHLD from the coding sequence GTGACGCACGACCACGACATCGAGCTGACGCCCACCCCCGAGCAGACGGCGGCGGCCCTCAACCCGCCCGCGGGCCGCAACGGCGGCGACCTCGTCGTCGAGACGCTGCACGGCCTCGGCGCGGCCACCGTCTTCGGCCTGCCGGGACAGCACGCGCTCGGCATGTTCGACGCGCTGCGCCGCTCCACGCTGAAATACGTCGGCCTGCGCGTCGAGAACAACGCCGGGTTCGCGGCGGACGCGTACGGCCGCGTCACCGGTGAGGTGGCCCCGCTGCTCCTCTCGACCGGCCCCGGCTCGCTCATGTCCCTCGCGGCGCTCCAGGAGGCGGCCGCCGCCTCCGCGCCCGTGCTCGCCATCGGCAGCCAGATCCCCGTGGCGGGACTCGGCGGCGGCCGCCACGGCTACCTGCACGAACTCCGCGACCAGCAGGCCTCGTTCCGCGACATCGTGAAGTCGGTCCACACCGTCCGTACGCAGTCGCAGATCCCGTCGGCCATCGCCGCCGCCTGGAAGTCCGCGCTGACCGCACCGCACGGCCCGGTCTGGGTGGAGATCCCGCAGGACGTGCTTCTCGCGGAGACCACGCTTCCGCAGGTCACGGCCATGGACGCGACGCCGGACGACCTGGTGCCGCGCCCCGAGCTGACCGCCGTCGCCGCCGACCTCCTCGCGGGCGCCGAGCGCCCCGCGATCATCGCGGGCGGCGGCGTCGTCCGCGCCGACGCGACCGGCAAGCTCCTCGCGCTCGCCGAACGCGTCAACGCCCCCGTGGTGTCCACCTTCGGCGGCAAGGGCGCCTTCCCATGGGAGCACCCGCTGTCGCTCCAGTCCTGGATGGAGGACCGGCACACGACGGACTTCCTGGAGGACGCGGACGTCCTGCTGGTCATCGGCTCGGGCCTGGGCGAACTCTCCTCGAACTACCACACGTTCAAGCCGCGCGGCCGCGTCATCCAGATCGAGGCCGACGCCGGCAAGCTGGAGTCCAACCACCCGGCCCTCGGCATCCACGCCGACGCACGCCTCGCGCTCCAGGCGCTGGTCGAGACGGTCGCCGAGCGTCCGGACGACGCGGCGCCCGCCCGCGTCGCAGCGGTCCTGAAGGCCGTACGGGAACGTATCGACGCCCAGGAACTTACCCTGGAGCAAGAGGTGTTGGCGTCGGTGCGCGAGGCGCTCCCGGCCGCTTCCCCGTCCTTCTGGGACATGACGATCCTCGCGTACTGGGCGTGGTCCGCGTGGCCGGGCGCCCTGCACTCGGCGCAGGGCGCGGGCGGCCTCGGCTACGGGTTCCCCGCGGCCATCGGCGCGGCCGCCGCCGACCCGACGACCCCGGTCCTCGCGGTCTCCGGCGACGGCGGCGCCATGTACTCCATCGCCGAACTGGCCACGGCGAAGCAGTACGACCTGAACGTCACCTGGCTCATCGTCGACGACGGCGGCTACGGCATCCTCCGCGAGTACATGACGGACGCCTTCGGTGAGGCCACCGCCACGGAGCTGGCCCGCCCCGACTTCGTGGCACTCGCCGAGTCCTTCGGCGTCCCCGGGGTGCGGACCACCCCGGAGACGCTCCACGACGACCTGGCGAAGGCCTTCGCCGCGCCGGGACCGCGGGTGATCGTGCTGCCCGCCGTACTGCGGATGTTCGCGCCGACGCACCTCGACTGA
- the speB gene encoding agmatinase, giving the protein MNSNETPRVPNGPTGAVGPVDSSRVPRYAGPATFARLPRLDEVDAADVAVVGVPFDTGVSYRPGARFGGNAIREASRLLRPYNPAQDASPFSLAQVADAGDIAANPFNINEAVDTIEAAADDLLGSGARMMTLGGDHTIALPLLRSVAKKHGPVALLHFDAHLDTWDTYFGAEYTHGTPFRRAVEEGILDTSALSHVGTRGPLYGRSDLTEDEKLGFGIVTSADVYRRGADEVADQLRQRIGDRPLYISIDIDCLDPAHAPGTGTPEAGGMTSRELLEILRGLSSCNLVSADVVEVAPAYDHAEITSVAASHTAYELTTIMSRQIAEARNK; this is encoded by the coding sequence ATGAACAGCAACGAGACGCCCCGCGTTCCCAACGGCCCCACAGGCGCCGTCGGACCGGTCGACTCCTCCCGGGTCCCGCGCTACGCGGGCCCCGCGACGTTCGCCCGCCTGCCCCGGCTCGACGAGGTGGACGCCGCCGACGTGGCGGTCGTCGGCGTCCCCTTCGACACCGGCGTCTCCTACCGGCCCGGCGCCCGCTTCGGCGGCAACGCGATCCGCGAGGCCTCCCGCCTGCTGCGCCCGTACAACCCGGCGCAGGACGCGTCGCCGTTCTCGCTCGCGCAGGTCGCGGACGCCGGTGACATCGCCGCCAACCCGTTCAACATCAACGAGGCCGTCGACACCATCGAGGCCGCCGCCGACGACCTGCTCGGCTCCGGCGCCCGCATGATGACGCTCGGTGGCGACCACACCATCGCGCTGCCGCTCCTCCGCTCGGTCGCGAAGAAGCACGGCCCGGTCGCGCTGCTGCACTTCGACGCGCACCTCGACACCTGGGACACGTACTTCGGCGCCGAGTACACGCACGGCACCCCGTTCCGCCGCGCCGTCGAGGAGGGCATCCTCGACACCTCCGCGCTCTCCCACGTCGGCACGCGCGGCCCGCTGTACGGCCGCTCCGACCTCACGGAGGACGAGAAGCTCGGCTTCGGCATCGTCACCTCGGCGGACGTCTACCGCCGCGGCGCCGACGAGGTCGCCGACCAGCTGCGCCAGCGCATCGGCGACCGCCCGCTGTACATCTCCATCGACATCGACTGCCTCGACCCGGCCCACGCGCCCGGCACCGGCACCCCGGAGGCGGGCGGCATGACCTCCCGCGAGCTCCTGGAGATCCTCCGCGGCCTTTCTTCGTGCAACCTGGTGTCCGCGGACGTCGTCGAGGTGGCGCCCGCGTACGACCACGCGGAGATCACGTCCGTCGCCGCCTCGCACACCGCGTACGAGCTGACGACGATCATGTCCCGCCAGATCGCGGAGGCACGGAACAAGTGA
- a CDS encoding sodium:solute symporter, whose product MAVDYVVIVVYLAGMLAMGWWGMRRAKSKSDFLVAGRRLGPAMYSGTMAAVVLGGASTIGGVGLGYQYGLSGAWLVFTIGLGILALSLFFSARIARLKVYTVSEMLDLRYGGGRTGMISGIVMWAYTLMLVVTSTIAYATIFDVLFDVPRTLAIIVGGTIVVAYSTLGGMWSITITDMVQFVVKTIGVLLILLPVAVVKAGGFSEMKAQLPTSYFDPLGIGGETIFTYVLIYTFGLLIGQDIWQRVFTARNDKVARWGGTVSGVYCLLYAIGGAVIGTAAKVLYPKGLGQADEAFAQIVKDELPVGVRGLVLAAALAAVMSTSSGALIACATVANNDIWKRLRGVKAGSSSEEDEHDEVKGNRMFILGLGVVAIVISILLNNVVEALTVAYNLLVGGLLVPIIGGLVWKRGTGPAALASVAVGGLTVIGAMWRYGILANQPVYYGLTASLVVYVVVSLATRPTDAAVLANWRERLAGRGAEEPEPAPAAVTQ is encoded by the coding sequence ATGGCCGTCGACTATGTAGTGATCGTCGTCTACCTGGCAGGCATGCTGGCGATGGGCTGGTGGGGCATGCGCCGCGCCAAGTCCAAGAGCGACTTCCTGGTCGCGGGCCGGCGCCTCGGTCCCGCCATGTACTCCGGGACCATGGCGGCCGTCGTGCTCGGTGGCGCCTCCACCATCGGCGGTGTCGGCCTCGGCTACCAGTACGGTCTGTCGGGCGCGTGGTTGGTGTTCACCATCGGCCTCGGCATCCTCGCCCTGTCGCTCTTCTTCTCGGCGCGCATCGCCCGCCTGAAGGTCTACACGGTCTCCGAGATGCTCGACCTGCGCTACGGCGGCGGCCGCACCGGGATGATCTCCGGCATCGTGATGTGGGCGTACACGCTGATGCTCGTGGTCACGTCCACCATCGCGTACGCGACGATCTTCGACGTCCTCTTCGACGTGCCGCGCACCCTGGCGATCATCGTCGGCGGCACCATCGTCGTCGCCTACTCGACGCTCGGCGGCATGTGGTCGATCACCATCACCGACATGGTGCAGTTCGTCGTGAAGACCATCGGCGTGCTGCTGATCCTGCTGCCGGTCGCCGTCGTCAAGGCGGGTGGCTTCAGTGAGATGAAGGCCCAGCTGCCCACCTCGTACTTCGACCCGCTGGGCATCGGCGGCGAGACGATCTTCACGTACGTGCTGATCTATACGTTCGGCCTCCTCATCGGGCAGGACATCTGGCAGCGCGTCTTCACCGCCCGAAACGACAAGGTGGCCCGCTGGGGCGGCACCGTCTCCGGCGTCTACTGCCTGCTCTACGCGATCGGCGGCGCGGTCATCGGCACCGCCGCCAAGGTCCTCTACCCGAAGGGGCTCGGCCAGGCCGACGAGGCGTTCGCGCAGATCGTCAAGGACGAGCTGCCCGTCGGTGTCCGCGGGCTCGTCCTCGCCGCCGCCCTCGCGGCCGTCATGTCGACGTCGTCCGGAGCGCTCATCGCCTGCGCCACCGTCGCCAACAACGACATCTGGAAGCGGCTGCGCGGCGTCAAGGCCGGGTCGTCGTCCGAGGAGGACGAGCACGACGAGGTCAAGGGCAACCGGATGTTCATCCTCGGCCTCGGCGTCGTCGCGATCGTCATCTCGATCCTCCTCAACAACGTCGTCGAGGCGCTGACCGTCGCCTACAACCTGCTCGTCGGCGGGCTGCTCGTGCCCATCATCGGCGGGCTGGTCTGGAAGCGCGGCACGGGTCCTGCCGCCCTCGCCTCCGTCGCCGTCGGCGGCCTCACCGTCATCGGCGCGATGTGGCGCTACGGCATCCTCGCCAACCAGCCCGTGTACTACGGCCTCACCGCGTCACTCGTCGTCTACGTCGTCGTGTCGCTGGCCACCAGGCCCACCGACGCCGCCGTCCTCGCCAACTGGCGCGAGCGGCTCGCCGGGCGCGGCGCCGAGGAGCCCGAGCCGGCTCCCGCCGCCGTCACGCAGTAA
- a CDS encoding PucR family transcriptional regulator, translating into MVTVTAPPTPGIPLAAVLSRADLGLRRIAGPDAADVLVHGAHTSELTDPEPYLLGGELLLTAGVHAPAAPVGDYFEEYAERVARGGAVALGFGVTPVFDTVPPELVAACERRGIPLLEVPPRTTFSGVARAVWELMAQARNAELRRVTEAQQALASAAARPDPLPSVLRQLAQRTGGFAVAVTPEGDEPHHAGARPPRAVSEALAELTAVVRPHATHLFPTPSSAADTVGGTHLSAYALSTGGALGLATQARSPGDHTIAGAAIVLLSLLTGEHRSTGDTRRAATLVDLLLGADRAEAATELLGADTTWRVIHARPLTPRPAPDLATPLTSTSTDDSLTRALIPSDQDVTAHTGHVLGVSAPALARDLPLADTQAAHALTRARATRSPLAHHRPDDAPAPTLAALSGKPALLETLRTWLSLHGSWEGTALALTVHRNTVRQRIARCATLLEADLDDPDTRMELWFALRHMA; encoded by the coding sequence CTGGTGACCGTGACCGCACCGCCCACGCCGGGCATTCCGCTCGCCGCGGTGCTCTCCCGCGCCGACCTGGGCCTTCGCCGGATCGCTGGGCCCGACGCGGCGGACGTCCTCGTGCACGGGGCGCACACGTCGGAGCTGACGGACCCGGAGCCGTACCTGCTGGGCGGCGAGCTGCTCCTGACGGCGGGCGTGCACGCGCCCGCCGCGCCCGTCGGCGACTACTTCGAGGAGTACGCGGAGCGGGTCGCGCGGGGCGGGGCGGTGGCGCTCGGCTTCGGTGTGACGCCGGTCTTCGACACGGTGCCGCCGGAGCTGGTCGCGGCCTGCGAGCGGCGCGGGATCCCGCTCCTGGAGGTCCCTCCGCGGACCACGTTCAGCGGGGTCGCGCGGGCCGTTTGGGAGCTGATGGCGCAGGCCAGGAACGCGGAGCTGCGCCGGGTCACGGAGGCCCAGCAGGCGCTGGCGTCGGCGGCGGCGCGACCGGACCCGCTCCCCTCCGTCCTGCGTCAACTCGCCCAGCGCACCGGCGGATTCGCGGTGGCGGTCACCCCGGAGGGCGACGAGCCGCACCACGCGGGGGCGCGTCCCCCGCGCGCCGTGAGCGAGGCGCTCGCCGAACTGACGGCGGTGGTCCGCCCGCACGCCACGCACCTCTTCCCCACCCCGTCCTCGGCGGCGGACACGGTGGGCGGCACGCATCTGTCGGCGTACGCGCTGAGCACGGGCGGCGCGCTCGGCCTCGCGACGCAGGCCCGCTCGCCGGGCGACCACACGATCGCGGGAGCGGCGATCGTCCTGCTCTCCCTGCTCACCGGCGAACACCGCTCGACGGGCGACACGCGCCGCGCGGCGACCCTGGTCGACCTCCTCCTCGGCGCGGACCGCGCGGAGGCGGCGACGGAGCTGCTGGGCGCGGACACCACCTGGCGGGTGATCCACGCCCGCCCCCTCACGCCCCGCCCGGCCCCGGACCTGGCGACCCCGCTGACCTCCACCTCGACCGACGACTCCCTCACCCGCGCCCTGATCCCGTCCGACCAGGACGTCACGGCACACACGGGCCACGTGCTCGGCGTCAGCGCCCCCGCCCTCGCCCGTGACCTGCCGCTCGCCGACACCCAGGCGGCGCACGCCCTCACCCGCGCACGGGCGACCCGCAGCCCGCTGGCCCATCACCGCCCGGACGACGCCCCCGCGCCGACCCTGGCCGCGCTGTCCGGCAAGCCGGCGCTCCTGGAGACCCTGCGCACCTGGCTCTCCCTGCACGGCAGTTGGGAAGGCACGGCCCTCGCCCTGACCGTCCACCGCAACACGGTCCGCCAGCGCATCGCCCGCTGCGCCACGCTCCTGGAAGCGGACCTCGACGACCCGGACACCCGCATGGAACTCTGGTTCGCCCTCCGGCACATGGCGTGA
- a CDS encoding phosphatase, with the protein MPIPGLPSDTPTRAALIDHLVRTRIAGDVATPRENNLSHYRRLANGDRHYWLGLELGDRWTDEQDVLAVMAERCGVVPDPGHRSGQDTIDPELTVDALDRMAARLRKAAEDHQRVLLATGHPGGLLDVHRATATALRAAGCEIMTIPEGLATDEGMVFQFADVAMLERGATLWHTHSPDPMAAILDGLAREGRPQPDLVVADHGWAGCAAQRGLDSIGYADCNDPALFVGESEGTMQVTIPLDDHVTSPRHYDPMTAYLLSAADLL; encoded by the coding sequence ATGCCGATACCCGGACTGCCCAGCGATACGCCGACCCGCGCCGCCCTCATCGACCACCTCGTCCGCACCCGTATCGCGGGCGACGTCGCCACCCCACGCGAGAACAACCTTTCGCACTACCGAAGGCTCGCGAACGGCGACCGCCACTACTGGCTGGGCCTTGAACTCGGCGACCGCTGGACCGACGAGCAGGACGTGCTCGCCGTCATGGCCGAACGCTGCGGCGTCGTACCGGACCCCGGGCACCGCTCCGGCCAGGACACCATCGACCCGGAACTGACGGTCGACGCCCTGGATCGCATGGCGGCGCGCCTGCGCAAGGCCGCGGAGGACCACCAGCGCGTCCTGCTCGCCACGGGCCACCCGGGCGGCCTCCTCGACGTCCACCGGGCGACGGCGACGGCGCTGCGCGCGGCGGGCTGCGAGATCATGACGATCCCCGAGGGCCTGGCCACGGACGAGGGCATGGTCTTCCAGTTCGCGGACGTGGCGATGCTGGAGCGCGGTGCGACGCTGTGGCACACGCACTCCCCCGACCCCATGGCCGCGATCCTCGACGGCCTCGCCCGTGAGGGCCGCCCGCAGCCCGACCTGGTCGTCGCCGACCACGGCTGGGCGGGATGCGCGGCCCAACGCGGCCTCGACTCCATCGGCTACGCGGACTGCAACGACCCGGCCCTCTTCGTGGGCGAATCCGAGGGCACGATGCAGGTGACGATCCCCTTGGACGACCACGTCACGAGCCCGCGGCACTATGACCCGATGACGGCGTACCTGCTGTCCGCGGCGGACCTGCTCTAG